From the genome of Altererythrobacter sp. BO-6:
CCGTTCAGGAAGCAGGATTCCAGCCGCTGTTGATCGATCCGATCGACTTCAACGGCCTTTACATCCAGCAGCTTCAGGCGAAGCGCGAGCAGGAAGCTGCTGCGACGCCGGTCGGGCAAGCCTGATCGCGGTCGGTTGAAGCAGGGGCTCTGACATGAGCCTGCTCAAGAACGTCGGAACGATCGGCGGGCTGACGGCGGTCAGCCGCATTTTCGGCTTTGCGCGCGATATCATGCTGGCCCGCGTGCTGGGCGCGGGCGGTGTGGCTGACGCATGGCAGCTGGCGTTCCAGCTTCCGAACCTGTTCCGCCGCCTGTTCGCTGAAGGCGCCTTTGCCAGCGCCTTCGTGCCGCTGTTCAATCGCCATATGACCGATGGCGAGAGCGAGGCGCGGCGCTTCGCCAGCGAAGTGCTCGCGATCCTGCTGCCGATCTTGGTATTGTTCGGCGGGGTGATGATGCTGGCGATGCCGTGGATCTTGTGGCTGTTCGCCAATGCCGAAATCCGCGCTGACGAGGAAATCTTCGGCCTAGCAACGACCATGGGCCGGATTGCCTTCCCCTATTTGCTGTTCATGAGCCTGGCCACGCTGACCGCTGCGGTGCTTAATTCGCTGTCCCGCTTTGCGGCCGCGGCAGCGGCACCAATCCTGCTCAACATCTGCCTGCTCGTGGCGCTGTTCTGGGGCGCGCTGCAACCTGAAGGCGAAGCTACCCGGCAACAGGTCGGTTTCTACCTGGCGATCGCGGTTTCGGTCAGCGGGTTGCTGCAATTGTTGTGGCTGCGTCACTGGATGCGCAAAGCCGGTTTTTCGATACCGTTAGGGCGCCCCCGACTTACCGCACGGGTCAAGGAAATGGGCGTGCTGATCGTGCCTGCGGTGTTCGGCGCGGGCGTCTACCAGATCAGCCGCTTCATCGATCTGGCCTTTTTCCGCATCCTGCCCGATGGCAGCCTGACCTATATGGCCATGGCCGATCGCTGGAACCAGCTGCCGCTGGGGATCATCGGCATCGCACTGGGCACGGCGATCCTGCCCGCGCTGAGCCGCTTCATCGCGCGCGAAGAGGGTGACGAAGC
Proteins encoded in this window:
- the murJ gene encoding murein biosynthesis integral membrane protein MurJ, which encodes MSLLKNVGTIGGLTAVSRIFGFARDIMLARVLGAGGVADAWQLAFQLPNLFRRLFAEGAFASAFVPLFNRHMTDGESEARRFASEVLAILLPILVLFGGVMMLAMPWILWLFANAEIRADEEIFGLATTMGRIAFPYLLFMSLATLTAAVLNSLSRFAAAAAAPILLNICLLVALFWGALQPEGEATRQQVGFYLAIAVSVSGLLQLLWLRHWMRKAGFSIPLGRPRLTARVKEMGVLIVPAVFGAGVYQISRFIDLAFFRILPDGSLTYMAMADRWNQLPLGIIGIALGTAILPALSRFIAREEGDEAQRLQSNAIELAMLLTVPAAVALFVTGSAFVRVFMQGGEFTADDAATTGMLVSGLVIGLPAYVLVKVLTPNFFARKDTRTPVITAAISLAVTVALNLFFIFELGLGVLSLAIAGAIGAWANTTLLYAILVKRGFFRLTGRVVGRLARITLAAVPMGIALWFAMQYGDPYFSGSTAERLLSILALVLIGAASYAIFAVLLGVLDKETVQRLRRRQA